In the genome of Candidatus Poribacteria bacterium, one region contains:
- a CDS encoding PD-(D/E)XK nuclease family protein — translation MQDIEHILKTRIQNDEANSFIIIVPTDSARLKRQRELVGYHPNRAVSNLPVYTSKDFIQRLYSQTQSPKQHILSGIQHLWLHEIVDPSTNNIDTYQYNTFRPIQNTTIPDSTLSLILDTINHLRDQGEAEPNFVEDDPTQVELARIYSDYEARLGKQWIDEKGKHHYLANNLKEQFIKRTFPSVNLVIVEGFTLISKADIKLLKHIAEISDFEMWFRTDCVEDNKALYKNIIDLVSQFKDTNAHIDTNYERDSDQHQHFAENLFRTNAVPDHKTNLTDKIKVLEPTDRSEEVEQIAHLIQQHILNADCKLSETCIVFYNIGNYEKRIAEVFPTYGIPYSLVESIPLTKSEVVKEIFSFLTPRQVPLGNTYFSDVKPELFLVNYHPDDFKNHIDNFFKSAETISKILNPMLLKNRKIVEGEVQAFQQFIKIVNGLCDMLKSEKNKSYKLEDYINKLKYIAKHTHYQNSASASEETVKIFPLSELTNLAYNNELRSLEFDTVFLGDFVEGRFPENYRPDPLLPENPYRNEDEQLQDNRFTFYRVLKSFRERLYLLTPKREGEANLIPSPFLDQLKAIATVEEMKVSNPSRGSVPGFLSGYGDHVWTTPTPSTKEFPAEIAEMRPLINHVVQVEKSREKTHDHLAYEGILTAKTLSPINQKHLENQRQRIYSVTELETYAKCPFQYFVNTVLKFRIQEDETENELSGLEKGSLLHDVIFEFYNNRRNQKRPPIGQCGEVTFRDAEAQLNELLNHKATEQRNERKEKPIVENNLFWRIDIEKLRVALRKWLEAERTYDLSVLPRYFEVNFGEKGKRESRPRDSELSCDDPIPIGDVLMNGVIDRIDIGNGTFNIIDYKTGSSTVRMPEIVSGRSLQLPIYLQTAKKLLEMYGGAELEPAAGLYHKIRLDQCKVELGIGTESENGIAYNAYNGTDWKSVNKSGQLLADETFDDRLERVSGYVQQYVDSISKGTFPLITRVETFVDSEEEGDTPITPKNKTEPCNYCRYKRVCRVGVISETPQSDD, via the coding sequence ATGCAGGATATAGAACATATTCTTAAAACCCGCATTCAGAACGATGAAGCAAATTCCTTCATCATCATTGTACCGACCGATTCCGCGCGTTTAAAACGTCAGCGCGAATTGGTCGGCTATCATCCAAACCGGGCAGTTTCTAATTTGCCCGTGTATACCAGCAAAGATTTCATTCAAAGGTTATACAGTCAAACACAATCACCAAAACAACATATCCTATCAGGGATCCAACACCTTTGGCTTCACGAAATAGTAGACCCAAGCACTAACAATATTGATACCTACCAATATAACACCTTTCGTCCAATTCAAAATACTACCATCCCCGATAGTACACTCTCCCTTATCTTGGATACAATAAATCACCTTAGAGATCAAGGAGAGGCTGAACCCAACTTTGTAGAAGACGACCCAACCCAGGTAGAACTTGCTCGTATTTATAGCGATTATGAGGCGAGACTTGGAAAACAATGGATAGATGAGAAGGGAAAACACCACTACCTGGCAAACAATCTCAAAGAACAGTTCATCAAACGCACATTTCCCAGCGTTAACCTTGTTATTGTTGAAGGTTTTACTTTAATTTCAAAAGCTGATATTAAACTCCTGAAACACATTGCCGAAATATCTGATTTTGAGATGTGGTTTCGCACGGATTGTGTTGAAGACAATAAAGCTCTTTATAAAAATATTATTGACCTCGTATCACAATTTAAAGATACAAATGCTCACATTGATACCAACTATGAACGGGACTCCGATCAACATCAACATTTCGCTGAGAATCTATTCAGAACGAATGCTGTCCCGGATCACAAAACGAATCTAACAGATAAGATTAAGGTTTTAGAACCAACGGATCGATCCGAAGAGGTAGAGCAGATCGCTCATCTCATTCAGCAACATATCTTAAACGCTGACTGTAAACTGAGTGAAACCTGTATTGTGTTCTACAATATAGGTAATTACGAAAAACGCATTGCAGAAGTTTTCCCCACTTATGGCATCCCATATTCACTCGTTGAAAGTATTCCATTGACGAAATCAGAAGTTGTCAAAGAAATCTTTTCTTTTCTTACGCCGCGGCAAGTTCCTCTCGGCAACACATATTTTTCTGATGTTAAGCCTGAACTATTTTTGGTAAATTATCATCCTGACGATTTTAAGAATCATATTGACAATTTTTTCAAATCTGCGGAAACTATTTCAAAAATTTTAAACCCAATGCTACTGAAAAACAGAAAAATTGTCGAAGGTGAGGTACAGGCATTTCAGCAGTTCATAAAAATAGTTAATGGGCTTTGTGATATGTTAAAATCTGAAAAAAATAAGTCATATAAACTTGAAGATTATATTAATAAACTCAAATATATCGCGAAGCATACGCATTATCAAAATAGTGCATCGGCAAGTGAAGAAACCGTTAAGATTTTCCCACTGAGTGAACTCACAAATTTAGCATATAATAATGAACTCAGAAGTCTGGAGTTTGATACCGTCTTTTTGGGAGATTTTGTAGAGGGTAGGTTCCCAGAAAATTACCGTCCAGATCCGCTGCTCCCAGAAAATCCTTATCGAAACGAAGATGAACAGTTACAAGACAACCGATTCACATTCTATCGAGTCCTCAAGTCTTTTCGGGAACGACTTTATCTTCTTACTCCCAAACGTGAAGGAGAAGCGAATTTAATTCCCTCTCCCTTTCTTGATCAATTAAAGGCAATCGCCACTGTTGAAGAAATGAAGGTTTCAAATCCTTCGCGAGGTAGTGTACCCGGCTTCCTCAGTGGGTATGGTGACCACGTATGGACAACACCTACGCCCTCCACTAAAGAATTTCCTGCTGAAATCGCAGAGATGCGTCCCCTCATAAACCATGTCGTTCAGGTTGAAAAAAGTCGAGAAAAGACGCATGATCATCTGGCTTATGAAGGAATTTTAACGGCTAAAACGCTTTCTCCTATAAACCAGAAGCATTTGGAAAATCAGCGGCAGCGGATCTATTCCGTCACAGAATTGGAAACTTATGCCAAGTGCCCATTTCAGTATTTTGTCAACACAGTTTTGAAATTCAGAATTCAAGAAGACGAAACAGAAAATGAATTATCCGGTCTTGAAAAAGGATCATTACTCCATGATGTCATCTTTGAATTTTACAATAACCGTCGCAACCAAAAAAGACCGCCTATTGGACAATGTGGAGAGGTAACCTTTAGAGACGCAGAAGCGCAGTTAAATGAACTGCTGAATCATAAAGCTACAGAACAGCGCAACGAGCGAAAAGAGAAGCCTATTGTCGAGAACAACCTCTTTTGGAGGATTGACATAGAGAAACTTCGCGTTGCGCTGCGTAAATGGCTCGAAGCCGAACGAACATACGATTTATCTGTCTTACCACGCTACTTTGAAGTTAATTTTGGAGAAAAAGGTAAGCGAGAAAGTAGACCCAGAGATTCGGAACTCAGTTGTGATGATCCGATCCCTATCGGAGACGTGCTGATGAACGGCGTAATAGACCGCATTGATATAGGTAATGGCACATTTAATATTATTGACTATAAAACTGGAAGCTCCACCGTCAGAATGCCGGAGATCGTTAGCGGACGGAGCCTTCAACTCCCCATCTACCTACAAACGGCGAAGAAATTGTTGGAAATGTACGGTGGAGCAGAATTAGAGCCAGCAGCAGGTCTCTATCATAAAATCAGATTGGATCAATGTAAAGTTGAACTCGGTATCGGAACGGAATCAGAGAATGGAATTGCCTACAATGCTTACAATGGTACGGACTGGAAATCAGTGAATAAAAGTGGTCAGCTGTTAGCGGATGAAACCTTCGATGACCGGCTTGAGCGCGTCAGTGGCTATGTTCAACAGTACGTTGACAGTATATCTAAAGGCACCTTCCCGCTCATCACGCGCGTTGAGACCTTCGTAGATTCTGAAGAAGAAGGCGATACACCAATCACTCCGAAAAATAAGACAGAACCCTGCAATTACTGTCGTTATAAGCGTGTCTGCCGTGTCGGGGTAATCTCTGAAACACCTCAGTCGGATGACTAA
- a CDS encoding superoxide dismutase, giving the protein MAHTLPALPYAHDALEPHIDKQTMEIHHGKHHQGYVTNLNAALEGLGAVADMDIHELLSNLDQVPEDKRQAVINNGGGHANHSLFWSIMSPNGGDPGGEIAAAITSTFGSLEAAKEQFVTAATTRFGSGWAWLVLGDNGLEIYSTANQDSPIMQGHTPLLGIDVWEHAYYLKYQNLRPAYVEAWTNVINWNRVNELYIANA; this is encoded by the coding sequence ATGGCACATACATTACCAGCATTGCCTTACGCGCATGATGCTTTGGAACCCCATATTGATAAACAAACGATGGAAATCCATCACGGTAAACATCACCAAGGTTATGTTACGAATCTCAACGCTGCCTTAGAGGGACTCGGTGCTGTCGCTGATATGGATATTCACGAGTTGCTCAGTAACCTCGATCAGGTGCCGGAAGACAAACGCCAAGCCGTCATCAACAACGGCGGTGGACACGCCAATCATTCGCTTTTCTGGTCCATCATGAGTCCTAACGGTGGTGACCCCGGCGGAGAAATCGCAGCTGCGATAACCTCTACCTTCGGATCACTTGAAGCGGCAAAAGAGCAATTTGTTACTGCTGCAACCACACGGTTTGGTTCCGGTTGGGCATGGCTCGTCCTCGGCGACAATGGCTTGGAAATCTACTCCACGGCGAATCAGGACAGTCCGATTATGCAGGGACATACCCCGCTTCTGGGAATCGATGTCTGGGAACATGCGTACTATCTGAAATATCAGAATTTACGTCCAGCTTACGTTGAGGCGTGGACAAATGTTATTAACTGGAATCGAGTCAACGAACTTTATATAGCGAACGCCTAA
- the metG gene encoding methionine--tRNA ligase produces MRAFYVTTPIYYVNDEPHAGHGYSTIVADTLARYHRLKGNEVFFLTGVDEHGAKIHKAAEKAGLTPQDYCDKIAPTFIKFWKRLNISHDIFMRTTSDMHKRGAEKFLTALYDSGDVYKGTYEGYYCLPCERFFPEKELTDEKICPIHKLSLEWLEEDNYFFRLSKYQDRLLAHFHENPDFVYPAARRNELLSVLNSGLEDISISRSSVSWGISLPFDPEHIVYVWIEALMNYMTALGYETDSEQYRTFWPADVHMMGKDITRFHALIWPAMLMAVDLPLPKQIIAHGFLTKDGEALSKTRGIFVDLDTDIETYGLDAFRYYLLREFSFGNDGDYRPARLHARYNADLANDLGNLLNRVLGLVNKNFDEIPGPTTPGEFDDEITAMAQTTVEKLDEHISVFAFDAALETIWEFVRRINRYVQQTQVWTLAKPETKPRMGTILYNSLEALRFISVLISPFVPDTAEKIQKQIGLVEFDTIAEWGRLPVGLTVSRGEPIFPRVDVKKQKQPQPKEAAQPKQKKAKETSSLVSFADFQKLDLRVARILSAEPIEGADRLLKLQVDLGTEKRQLVAGIAEHYKPDALVGKQVIIVANLEPATIRGIESHGMVLAGSGEAVVLATLETEMPLGTQVR; encoded by the coding sequence ATGCGCGCATTTTATGTCACCACACCCATCTACTACGTCAATGATGAACCGCATGCAGGACACGGTTATAGCACCATTGTCGCAGATACTTTGGCACGCTATCACCGACTCAAAGGCAATGAGGTGTTCTTTTTGACCGGTGTTGATGAGCACGGCGCAAAGATACATAAAGCTGCTGAAAAGGCAGGACTTACGCCGCAAGATTATTGCGATAAAATAGCACCTACATTTATCAAATTTTGGAAACGGTTAAATATCTCGCACGACATTTTCATGCGTACGACCAGCGATATGCACAAGCGCGGCGCGGAGAAATTCCTCACCGCCCTCTACGATAGTGGGGATGTCTACAAAGGGACTTATGAAGGATACTATTGCCTCCCCTGCGAACGGTTTTTTCCTGAAAAAGAGTTGACAGACGAAAAGATCTGTCCAATTCATAAATTGTCCTTGGAGTGGCTCGAAGAAGATAACTATTTCTTTCGACTCTCCAAGTATCAAGATCGTTTACTCGCGCATTTCCATGAGAATCCAGACTTTGTCTACCCCGCAGCTCGGCGCAATGAGCTCCTGAGCGTCCTTAACTCTGGATTGGAAGATATAAGCATCTCTCGTTCCTCCGTCTCGTGGGGAATTTCTTTGCCGTTCGATCCTGAGCATATCGTCTACGTCTGGATTGAAGCATTGATGAATTATATGACAGCACTCGGTTATGAAACCGATAGCGAGCAGTATCGCACTTTCTGGCCCGCTGATGTCCACATGATGGGGAAGGACATCACCCGTTTCCATGCGCTAATCTGGCCCGCAATGTTGATGGCTGTAGACCTGCCACTTCCGAAGCAAATCATCGCACACGGTTTTTTGACGAAAGACGGTGAGGCGTTGAGTAAAACGCGAGGTATTTTCGTTGATCTGGACACGGACATCGAAACCTACGGGTTGGATGCGTTCCGTTATTACCTTCTGCGCGAGTTTAGTTTCGGAAACGATGGCGATTATCGTCCCGCTCGTTTGCACGCACGCTACAACGCAGATCTCGCGAATGATCTCGGTAACCTGCTCAATCGTGTTCTCGGTTTAGTGAATAAGAACTTTGATGAGATTCCCGGACCCACAACCCCCGGTGAATTTGATGATGAAATCACAGCGATGGCGCAAACGACAGTCGAGAAATTAGACGAGCACATAAGCGTGTTCGCGTTTGACGCAGCATTGGAAACTATCTGGGAATTTGTCAGACGCATCAATCGGTATGTTCAACAGACGCAGGTCTGGACACTCGCAAAACCTGAGACGAAACCGAGAATGGGCACGATCCTCTACAATAGTTTAGAAGCACTGCGGTTCATTTCTGTCCTGATTTCGCCTTTTGTCCCGGACACGGCTGAGAAGATTCAGAAACAGATCGGTTTAGTGGAATTTGATACCATCGCAGAGTGGGGACGTTTACCTGTAGGATTGACAGTCAGCAGAGGGGAACCTATCTTCCCTCGTGTCGATGTAAAAAAACAGAAACAACCGCAGCCAAAAGAAGCAGCGCAACCCAAACAGAAAAAGGCAAAAGAAACGTCAAGCCTTGTTTCTTTTGCTGATTTCCAAAAATTGGATCTGCGGGTGGCGCGTATCCTCAGTGCCGAACCGATCGAAGGGGCTGATCGACTCCTCAAATTGCAGGTAGATCTCGGTACTGAAAAACGACAATTGGTCGCTGGAATTGCCGAACACTATAAACCTGATGCCTTGGTAGGTAAACAGGTAATAATTGTCGCGAATTTAGAACCCGCGACAATTCGTGGTATTGAATCGCACGGTATGGTTCTCGCCGGGAGCGGTGAGGCTGTCGTTTTGGCAACCCTTGAAACAGAAATGCCGCTCGGTACACAGGTCAGGTAA